A window of Rhodothermus sp. contains these coding sequences:
- the rpsB gene encoding 30S ribosomal protein S2, with the protein MSEHETQPVPETEASAEPSTETAEVQAATPETAETQPKHRVSIEELLKAGAHFGHLTSRWNPKMRPFIFMERNGIHIIDLVQTQQLLDRAAEAAARFARQGKKILFVGTKKQARDIVRKYAEACGQPYVVERWLGGTLTNFQTIRLSIRRMEELARMDEEGILDQLKKKERLMKRREREKLERTLGGIAQMAKLPGALFIVDVVREHIAVSEARKLGIPIIAIVDTNADPELIDYPIPANDDAVRSIELITSVIANAVIEGVKQREQEEAARKAEREKRTAEAASTKGARSKRRKKGP; encoded by the coding sequence ATGAGTGAACACGAAACCCAACCTGTTCCTGAAACGGAAGCTTCGGCCGAACCTTCTACCGAAACGGCTGAAGTCCAGGCAGCCACGCCGGAGACTGCTGAGACCCAACCCAAACACCGCGTCTCGATTGAGGAGCTGCTCAAAGCCGGGGCCCACTTTGGACACCTGACAAGCCGGTGGAATCCCAAAATGCGCCCCTTCATCTTTATGGAGCGCAACGGGATCCACATCATCGACCTGGTGCAGACGCAGCAGCTCCTTGATCGTGCAGCAGAAGCGGCTGCACGTTTTGCGCGTCAGGGTAAAAAGATTCTGTTCGTCGGCACCAAAAAGCAGGCGCGCGATATCGTCCGCAAATATGCAGAAGCCTGCGGCCAACCCTACGTCGTCGAGCGCTGGCTGGGGGGTACGCTGACCAACTTCCAGACCATCCGCCTGAGCATCCGTCGCATGGAGGAGCTGGCCCGGATGGACGAAGAAGGCATCTTGGACCAGCTCAAGAAAAAAGAGCGGCTGATGAAACGCCGCGAACGGGAAAAGCTGGAGCGGACGCTCGGCGGGATCGCCCAGATGGCCAAGCTTCCAGGCGCGCTCTTTATCGTCGACGTAGTACGCGAGCATATTGCCGTCAGTGAAGCACGCAAGCTCGGCATTCCCATTATCGCCATCGTCGACACCAACGCTGACCCGGAGCTGATCGACTATCCGATCCCGGCAAACGACGATGCCGTCCGCTCCATTGAGCTCATCACTTCGGTCATCGCCAACGCAGTGATCGAAGGAGTCAAACAGCGCGAGCAGGAAGAAGCTGCCCGCAAAGCCGAACGCGAAAAGCGAACGGCAGAAGCAGCATCGACGAAGGGGGCACGCAGCAAACGTCGAAAGAAAGGTCCCTGA
- a CDS encoding YicC/YloC family endoribonuclease, translated as MIASMTGFGRGQAARDGFSATVELRSVNNRYLDVSVRLPRIAASYEPEILAALRQAFSRGRITVQVDLKLSPETGLLPRLNLEVARQYLTQLETLRAETGLPSPIRLEHLLTLPDLFERPELPEADDRIRQVLMAALTQAIKALQATRHREGALLQADLEARLKAIAHRLEAIEARAPQRLAEAREKLRARVQELLREDQLDSDRLEQEIVLLADRLDITEECVRLRAHLQHFHEALQSEEPSGRRLNFLAQELHREANTINAKANDATIALLAVEIKEEIEKIREQIQNIE; from the coding sequence ATGATCGCCAGCATGACCGGCTTTGGGCGCGGCCAGGCAGCCCGTGACGGCTTCAGCGCCACCGTCGAGCTGCGCTCAGTCAACAATCGCTACCTGGATGTCTCGGTGCGCCTGCCACGAATAGCTGCTTCATACGAGCCGGAAATTCTGGCGGCTCTTCGCCAGGCTTTCAGCCGCGGCCGCATTACAGTGCAGGTCGATCTGAAGCTTTCTCCAGAGACGGGGCTGCTTCCTCGCCTCAACCTTGAGGTAGCCCGTCAGTACCTCACCCAATTGGAAACACTGCGTGCCGAAACCGGCCTGCCTAGTCCGATTCGGCTCGAACACCTGCTGACGCTACCCGATCTTTTTGAAAGACCGGAGCTTCCCGAAGCGGACGACCGTATTCGACAGGTGTTGATGGCAGCACTCACGCAGGCCATCAAGGCGCTGCAAGCCACACGCCATCGGGAAGGTGCCCTACTACAGGCTGACCTGGAAGCCCGGCTGAAAGCCATCGCCCACCGACTGGAGGCTATCGAAGCGCGCGCGCCTCAACGACTGGCCGAAGCCCGTGAGAAACTGCGTGCCCGCGTGCAGGAGCTGTTGCGCGAAGATCAACTCGACTCGGATCGGCTTGAACAGGAAATCGTCCTGCTGGCCGACCGGCTCGACATCACCGAAGAATGCGTCCGGCTACGAGCGCACCTGCAGCACTTTCACGAGGCCCTTCAGTCCGAAGAACCCAGTGGTCGCCGCTTGAACTTCCTGGCCCAGGAACTGCACCGAGAAGCCAACACAATCAACGCCAAGGCCAACGACGCCACCATCGCCCTGCTGGCCGTAGAAATCAAGGAGGAGATCGAAAAAATTCGGGAGCAAATCCAGAACATCGAATAG
- the rpsI gene encoding 30S ribosomal protein S9, which yields MATATLTQWIAVGRRKTAVARVYLRPGNGQITVNRRPFEEYFPLEWRRKVVLAPFEVTGTMGEFDVLVNVKGGGLTGQAEAIRHGIARALVAYNPEFRKPLRDAGYLTRDPRMVERKKYGQPKARKRFQFSKR from the coding sequence ATGGCTACAGCAACTTTAACCCAGTGGATTGCGGTTGGCCGTCGGAAGACCGCTGTCGCTCGGGTTTACCTGCGTCCGGGCAATGGTCAGATCACGGTTAACCGCCGCCCCTTCGAAGAATACTTCCCGCTGGAATGGCGCCGGAAGGTTGTCCTGGCGCCCTTCGAGGTAACGGGCACGATGGGAGAGTTTGATGTTCTGGTTAACGTGAAGGGGGGCGGTCTGACCGGCCAGGCAGAAGCCATTCGTCATGGCATTGCACGGGCGCTGGTAGCCTATAATCCGGAATTCCGTAAGCCCCTGCGTGATGCTGGTTATCTGACGCGTGACCCGCGGATGGTAGAACGCAAGAAGTACGGCCAACCCAAGGCACGCAAGCGGTTCCAGTTCTCGAAGCGGTAA
- a CDS encoding sigma-70 family RNA polymerase sigma factor, whose amino-acid sequence MDRSRLRVLAAQLSFHLDDQQAVEALYERWRTAGHEDAWEQLEIWLYCFIWRYFLAKATNHPDLSRVELEALVGETFLRLRGQLDTIRQASRLIGWVGISCRNAFRNYLRSVRRRPSYEPDDPPLEAPEAEQHLWHHDLSQLIPQLSAAIDRLPPFLREVTRMALLQQLPYQEISRRLNKPPGTIRVYLSRAFQRLRKDPGLADFLGLL is encoded by the coding sequence TTGGATCGAAGTAGGCTGCGTGTTCTGGCGGCGCAGCTGTCGTTTCACCTGGATGACCAGCAGGCGGTGGAGGCGCTTTACGAACGCTGGCGTACCGCTGGCCATGAAGATGCATGGGAGCAACTGGAAATCTGGCTCTACTGCTTTATCTGGCGCTACTTTCTGGCCAAGGCCACCAATCATCCCGATCTGTCGCGCGTCGAGCTGGAAGCACTGGTCGGCGAAACGTTTCTCCGATTGCGTGGCCAGCTTGACACGATACGTCAGGCTTCACGTCTGATCGGCTGGGTGGGAATTTCCTGCCGGAATGCATTTCGAAACTATTTGCGAAGCGTACGCCGTCGACCCAGCTACGAACCGGATGATCCTCCGTTGGAGGCGCCTGAAGCAGAACAGCACCTGTGGCACCATGATCTGAGCCAGTTGATCCCGCAACTCAGTGCAGCCATTGACCGGCTGCCACCATTTTTGCGGGAAGTTACCCGGATGGCGCTGTTGCAACAATTACCCTATCAGGAAATCAGCCGACGTCTTAATAAGCCACCGGGGACGATTCGCGTGTACCTCAGCCGCGCGTTTCAGCGCTTGCGGAAGGATCCAGGCCTTGCCGACTTTCTGGGATTGCTGTGA
- the pyrH gene encoding UMP kinase → MTSESDTSHSRLRPRYRRILLKLSGEALMGQKPYGIDWHVVETYAREIRQVVDLGVSVGIVIGGGNIFRGVQNASRGMKRAHADYMGMLATMINAMALQDALEQAGLDTRLQSSIKMEQIAEPFIRRRAIRHLEKGRVVIFGAGTGNPYFTTDTAAALRALEIEAEVLLKGTRVDGVYSADPERDPKARLFTSIHGREVIRRDLRVMDMTAFTLCQEAKLPIIVFNMNKPGNLLRVVCGEPIGTLVYWTETPPSFTEPAQA, encoded by the coding sequence ATGACCAGCGAATCGGACACATCGCACAGCAGGCTGCGGCCCCGTTACCGCCGCATTCTGCTTAAATTAAGCGGCGAAGCCCTGATGGGGCAAAAGCCCTACGGCATCGACTGGCATGTGGTGGAAACGTACGCCCGGGAAATTCGCCAGGTGGTCGACCTGGGGGTTTCCGTAGGCATTGTAATCGGCGGCGGCAATATTTTTCGGGGTGTGCAGAATGCTTCGCGAGGCATGAAACGCGCCCATGCCGACTACATGGGCATGCTGGCCACCATGATCAACGCCATGGCCTTGCAGGATGCGCTCGAACAGGCGGGACTCGACACACGCCTGCAGTCGAGCATCAAAATGGAGCAGATTGCCGAACCATTCATCCGTCGCCGGGCCATTCGTCATCTGGAGAAAGGACGGGTGGTGATTTTTGGCGCAGGCACGGGCAACCCGTACTTTACGACCGATACAGCCGCCGCCCTGCGCGCGCTGGAAATCGAAGCCGAGGTGTTGCTCAAAGGCACGCGGGTGGACGGCGTCTATTCGGCTGACCCGGAGCGCGATCCCAAGGCCCGCCTGTTTACTTCCATCCATGGACGGGAAGTCATCCGGCGAGACCTGCGCGTCATGGATATGACCGCCTTTACCTTGTGCCAGGAAGCCAAGCTACCCATCATCGTGTTTAACATGAACAAGCCTGGCAATCTGCTCCGCGTCGTTTGCGGCGAGCCAATCGGCACCCTGGTCTACTGGACCGAAACGCCGCCTTCATTTACCGAACCGGCTCAAGCCTGA
- the frr gene encoding ribosome recycling factor — protein MPNEHLQLILDDAREHMEKSLAHLRTELAALRAGRATPAMLEDVRVEYYGTMTPLMQLASITAPQPDLLIVQPWDRSALGAIERAIINANLGLNPSNDGHLIRIPIPPLSEERRKELVRAARIRAEEARVAIRNIRRHAKDHIKKAKEEEHLPEDLCHTAEEELQKLTDTYIEKVNQLLKRKEAEIMEV, from the coding sequence ATTCCAAATGAACACCTGCAACTGATTCTGGACGATGCACGCGAGCACATGGAGAAATCGCTCGCGCATCTGCGCACCGAGCTGGCCGCCCTTCGGGCCGGACGGGCTACGCCGGCCATGCTTGAAGACGTACGCGTCGAATACTATGGCACTATGACGCCGCTGATGCAGCTGGCCAGTATCACTGCGCCGCAGCCAGACCTGCTTATCGTACAACCCTGGGATCGGTCGGCCCTGGGTGCTATCGAACGAGCTATCATTAATGCCAATCTGGGGCTGAATCCCTCTAACGACGGACACCTCATCCGCATACCGATTCCCCCGCTTTCCGAAGAACGGCGCAAAGAACTCGTCCGAGCGGCCCGTATACGCGCTGAAGAGGCCCGCGTGGCCATCCGCAACATCCGGCGTCACGCCAAAGACCACATCAAAAAAGCCAAGGAAGAAGAACACCTGCCTGAGGACCTGTGCCATACAGCGGAAGAAGAACTGCAGAAATTGACCGACACCTATATCGAAAAAGTCAATCAGCTGCTTAAACGCAAAGAAGCTGAAATCATGGAAGTCTGA
- the gmk gene encoding guanylate kinase, with protein MAEPRIVILTAPSGAGKTTLARRLQKALPQLRFSVSATTRPPRPGEQHGVDYYFLSEEEFRHLLEQGELIEYEEVYPGRFYGTLRREVEKASRTHPVLLDIDVKGALRVKEQFGDEALAIFLQPPSLETLAERLRHRGTEDEASMRQRLERARMELSLADRFDAVVVNDDLERATTETLHLVRSFLHRP; from the coding sequence ATGGCCGAACCGCGCATCGTCATCCTGACCGCTCCCAGCGGTGCCGGCAAGACGACGCTGGCCCGTCGTCTTCAGAAGGCCCTTCCCCAGCTTCGGTTTTCCGTATCAGCCACAACACGCCCTCCACGTCCCGGCGAGCAGCACGGCGTGGATTACTACTTCCTCTCTGAAGAGGAATTTCGCCACCTGCTTGAACAGGGCGAATTGATCGAATATGAAGAAGTGTATCCCGGCCGCTTCTATGGCACGCTTCGCCGTGAAGTTGAAAAAGCCAGCCGAACCCACCCCGTCCTGCTCGACATTGACGTCAAAGGGGCCCTGCGCGTCAAGGAACAGTTTGGGGATGAAGCCCTCGCCATCTTCCTTCAACCGCCTTCCCTGGAAACGTTGGCCGAACGGCTACGCCACCGAGGCACCGAAGATGAAGCCTCCATGCGCCAGCGCCTGGAACGCGCTCGTATGGAACTCTCACTGGCCGACCGCTTTGATGCCGTGGTTGTCAACGACGACCTGGAGCGAGCCACCACCGAAACCCTCCATCTGGTACGCTCGTTTCTCCATCGGCCTTAA
- a CDS encoding uracil-DNA glycosylase, with product MRELVHAIREALLQEYALLGPLGFWKTPTPMSAPENLSAHQGLFGQSQPPAEPPSPDLYARIEALIPPDSPLHSMHTLEEVARYVANSILIPIDARRTHPVFGVGNPRADLMVVGEAPGAEEDRQGEPFVGPAGQLLNKMLKAIGFEREVVYITNVLKSRPPYNRDPQPDEIEAHLPILYKQIALVRPRIILCVGRIAGNALLGRNGSLRALRGKVHDFYGLPVVVTYHPAALLRNPQWKRLAWEDLQLLRAHYDHLKGSAPSDKR from the coding sequence ATGCGGGAGCTGGTGCATGCCATCCGAGAAGCTCTGCTTCAAGAATACGCGCTGCTGGGCCCGCTGGGCTTCTGGAAAACTCCAACCCCTATGTCCGCACCGGAAAACCTCTCGGCTCATCAGGGCCTGTTCGGTCAGTCACAACCGCCAGCCGAGCCACCGTCCCCAGATCTCTATGCCCGCATTGAAGCGCTGATCCCTCCCGACTCACCGCTGCATTCAATGCATACACTGGAGGAAGTAGCCCGCTATGTGGCCAACTCCATCCTGATCCCCATTGATGCCCGACGCACGCATCCGGTCTTTGGCGTGGGCAATCCGCGGGCAGACCTCATGGTGGTTGGTGAAGCACCCGGCGCCGAAGAAGATCGTCAAGGAGAACCGTTTGTAGGGCCAGCCGGCCAGCTGCTCAACAAGATGCTTAAAGCCATTGGCTTTGAACGTGAAGTGGTGTACATTACCAATGTGTTGAAAAGCCGTCCACCCTACAACCGAGATCCGCAACCAGACGAAATTGAAGCCCACCTGCCTATTCTGTATAAACAGATAGCCCTGGTACGCCCCCGGATTATCCTGTGTGTGGGCCGAATCGCTGGAAATGCGCTGCTGGGACGGAATGGTTCGCTACGTGCCCTGCGGGGTAAGGTGCATGATTTTTACGGGCTGCCGGTTGTCGTAACCTACCATCCGGCCGCCCTCCTCCGCAACCCTCAATGGAAACGACTGGCCTGGGAAGATCTGCAGTTGCTGCGGGCGCACTACGATCACCTGAAGGGCTCGGCACCCTCTGACAAGAGGTAA
- the dnaB gene encoding replicative DNA helicase, which translates to MAEFEERPRLSIGEEETPPYPLEKLTGGRRRSHAQIHALHRQAGRVPPQAIELEQAVLGAMLIEPEAIPRALEILTPEAFYDGRHQRIFRAIIRLFEQHCAVDLLTVTEELRRTGELEQAGDTIYLSELTTHVASAANVEYHARIIAEKALLRRMIETMTLLIGRAYDPGADAFELLDEVEAEIFRLSDVHLRKAARSMNEVVKETLEQLEAIHGRPGGITGVPSGFHQLDALTGGWQRGDLIVIAARPSMGKTAFALSCARNAALHPHYGTGVAIFSLEMGAEQLAQRLLTAEARVDAQAARTGRLRDEDWRQLARAAGRLSDAPIFIDDTPSLSVLELRAKCRRLKAEHDIGLVIVDYLQLMQASHMPRNANREQEIAQISRSLKALAKELNVPVIALSQLSRAVETRGGDKRPQLSDLRESGSIEQDADVVLFIYRAERYGITVDENGNPTEGIAEIIVGKQRNGPTGTVRLAFVHQYARFENLTTYYAEVPDTPKLPESPEGDQAEAPPF; encoded by the coding sequence ATGGCAGAATTCGAGGAGCGTCCCCGGCTGAGCATCGGCGAAGAAGAAACGCCTCCCTATCCGCTGGAAAAGCTGACAGGTGGACGGCGACGTTCACATGCACAGATTCATGCGCTGCATCGTCAGGCCGGACGTGTACCCCCGCAGGCCATCGAGCTGGAGCAGGCTGTACTGGGTGCCATGCTCATTGAGCCAGAAGCGATTCCTCGCGCCCTGGAGATCCTCACCCCTGAAGCTTTTTATGACGGCCGTCACCAGCGTATCTTTCGCGCCATCATTCGACTCTTCGAGCAGCACTGCGCGGTCGATTTGTTAACAGTTACCGAAGAACTACGACGCACCGGTGAGCTGGAACAAGCCGGCGACACGATTTACTTGAGCGAGCTGACCACCCACGTAGCCTCGGCAGCTAATGTCGAATACCACGCCCGCATCATTGCCGAGAAAGCACTGCTGCGTCGTATGATTGAAACCATGACGCTGCTAATCGGCCGGGCGTATGATCCAGGTGCCGATGCTTTTGAGCTGCTGGATGAGGTGGAAGCCGAAATCTTTCGGCTATCGGATGTGCACCTGCGCAAGGCTGCTCGCTCTATGAATGAAGTGGTCAAGGAGACGCTGGAACAGCTGGAAGCCATCCACGGACGACCTGGCGGCATCACAGGGGTACCCAGTGGGTTTCATCAACTCGATGCGTTGACAGGCGGATGGCAACGAGGCGATCTGATTGTCATAGCGGCCCGCCCCTCCATGGGTAAAACCGCCTTCGCGCTGAGCTGCGCTCGCAATGCCGCATTGCATCCACACTACGGTACAGGAGTGGCTATTTTCTCGCTGGAAATGGGCGCCGAACAGTTGGCTCAGCGCTTGCTTACCGCCGAAGCACGCGTCGACGCCCAGGCCGCCCGCACCGGCCGACTGCGCGACGAAGACTGGCGCCAGCTGGCCCGCGCAGCCGGACGCTTATCAGATGCTCCCATCTTTATCGACGATACCCCTTCGCTCAGTGTACTCGAACTCCGCGCCAAATGCCGCCGCCTGAAGGCCGAACACGACATAGGGCTGGTAATTGTCGACTACCTGCAGCTTATGCAGGCCTCCCACATGCCCCGCAACGCCAACCGCGAGCAGGAAATTGCCCAGATCTCCCGCTCACTCAAAGCGCTGGCAAAGGAACTAAACGTGCCTGTGATCGCGCTTTCCCAGCTCAGCCGCGCCGTCGAAACCCGCGGCGGTGACAAACGCCCACAACTTTCTGATCTGCGCGAAAGTGGCTCTATCGAACAAGACGCCGACGTTGTCCTCTTCATCTACCGGGCAGAACGCTATGGGATTACTGTAGACGAAAATGGCAATCCAACCGAAGGCATTGCCGAAATTATTGTCGGTAAACAACGCAATGGCCCTACCGGCACAGTGCGCCTGGCTTTTGTCCACCAGTATGCCCGCTTTGAAAACCTGACCACTTACTACGCAGAAGTCCCAGATACACCGAAACTTCCGGAATCCCCCGAAGGCGACCAGGCTGAAGCACCTCCTTTTTAA
- the coaBC gene encoding bifunctional phosphopantothenoylcysteine decarboxylase/phosphopantothenate--cysteine ligase CoaBC produces MATQPLAVLEGRRLLLGVTGSIAAYKAAELIRLFKKAGATVQVVMTPDATRFITPLTLGTLSEREVLVDLFPENEPDSWTKHVHLGRWADLAIVAPATAQTLARLAHGFCDTMLAATLLSARCSVLLCPAMDHDMYHHPATQQNLEQLRRYGYEILPPEFGELASGLTGDGRLPDPERIVARVATLLERQASLAGKHVLVTAGPTREMIDPVRCLTNPSTGTMGFALARAAARRGARVTLISGPTLLPTPAGVTRIDVTSAQEMYEATLQHAATADLIFMAAAVADYTPVQTAPSKLKKNADELVLRLRRTPDILAELGRRRRSDQVLVGFAMETDNAIANAREKLHYKNLDWIALNRLNEPGAGFGTGTNRLTLLHRSGSQEELPLLPKDEAAEVLLDRILARQAQPAEP; encoded by the coding sequence ATGGCCACGCAACCCCTCGCCGTGCTGGAAGGTCGCCGTCTGCTGCTGGGTGTCACGGGCAGCATTGCCGCTTACAAAGCGGCCGAGCTGATCCGCCTCTTCAAAAAGGCCGGCGCTACAGTGCAGGTGGTCATGACCCCCGACGCCACCCGCTTCATCACACCCCTGACGCTTGGCACGCTTTCCGAACGGGAGGTGCTCGTCGACCTCTTTCCGGAAAATGAACCGGATTCCTGGACCAAACACGTTCACCTGGGCCGCTGGGCCGACCTGGCTATCGTTGCGCCGGCCACAGCACAGACCCTGGCGCGCCTGGCCCATGGCTTCTGCGATACCATGCTGGCGGCCACCCTGCTCTCAGCTCGCTGTTCAGTGCTGCTCTGCCCGGCCATGGATCACGACATGTACCACCATCCGGCCACGCAGCAAAATCTGGAGCAACTACGCCGATATGGCTATGAAATTCTGCCTCCCGAATTTGGCGAGCTGGCCAGCGGTCTGACGGGCGATGGACGCCTCCCCGATCCCGAGCGCATCGTTGCCCGTGTAGCCACTCTGCTGGAACGTCAGGCTTCCCTGGCCGGAAAACATGTACTGGTCACGGCCGGCCCCACCCGGGAAATGATCGATCCGGTACGCTGTCTGACCAATCCGTCCACCGGCACCATGGGCTTTGCCCTGGCCCGAGCCGCTGCTCGACGCGGTGCCCGCGTAACGCTCATCAGTGGCCCAACCCTGCTGCCCACTCCAGCTGGCGTCACCCGTATCGACGTCACCTCGGCGCAGGAGATGTACGAAGCAACCCTCCAGCATGCAGCAACGGCCGACCTTATCTTCATGGCCGCCGCCGTGGCCGACTATACTCCGGTGCAAACAGCTCCGTCCAAGCTCAAAAAAAACGCCGACGAGCTGGTCCTGCGCCTGCGCCGCACGCCCGACATCCTGGCCGAGCTGGGCCGCCGTCGCCGCTCCGACCAGGTGCTCGTAGGCTTTGCCATGGAAACCGATAATGCCATAGCAAATGCCCGAGAAAAACTTCACTACAAAAACCTCGACTGGATAGCCCTGAACCGCCTGAATGAGCCGGGTGCTGGCTTTGGCACTGGCACCAACCGCCTGACCCTCCTCCATCGAAGTGGCTCCCAGGAAGAACTACCTCTTCTACCCAAAGACGAAGCCGCCGAAGTTCTGCTGGATCGCATTCTGGCCCGGCAAGCCCAGCCGGCCGAGCCATAG
- the tsf gene encoding translation elongation factor Ts, which translates to MAISAQEVKRLREMTGVGMMDCKRALEEAGGDFEAAIEILRKKGQKVAAKRADREAKEGLVVTAVSEDGRAGAIVEVNCETDFVARNEEFASFAQQVGQLILEARPADLETLLKLQLPDGRTVEDALLDLTGKIGEKIAIRRFAVLTTDQGRIISYVHPGSRLAVLVEVGGDGQLETAGRDVAMQVAAMNPIAVRREEVPEDVRQKELEIAREAARNEGKPEHIIERIAQGKLERFYKDHVLLEQAFIKDASLTVQEYLKQAGIETRRFIRYALGE; encoded by the coding sequence ATGGCCATTTCTGCTCAGGAAGTAAAGCGACTCCGGGAAATGACCGGAGTCGGTATGATGGATTGTAAGCGAGCGCTGGAAGAAGCCGGCGGCGACTTTGAGGCCGCCATCGAGATCCTGCGCAAAAAAGGCCAGAAGGTAGCAGCTAAACGGGCCGATCGGGAAGCCAAGGAAGGACTGGTCGTTACGGCCGTTAGCGAAGACGGCCGGGCCGGCGCCATTGTCGAGGTCAACTGTGAAACCGACTTTGTAGCGCGCAATGAGGAGTTTGCGTCGTTCGCGCAGCAGGTAGGCCAGCTGATTCTGGAAGCCCGCCCGGCCGATCTGGAGACCTTGTTGAAGCTCCAGCTGCCTGACGGCCGCACGGTCGAAGACGCGCTCCTTGACCTGACCGGCAAGATCGGCGAAAAGATCGCCATCCGACGCTTCGCGGTGCTGACTACCGACCAGGGCCGAATCATCTCGTACGTCCATCCTGGCTCCCGACTGGCGGTGCTGGTCGAAGTTGGGGGCGACGGCCAACTCGAAACCGCCGGCCGTGACGTGGCTATGCAGGTGGCTGCCATGAATCCGATCGCCGTGCGTCGTGAAGAAGTGCCGGAAGACGTACGTCAGAAGGAACTGGAGATCGCCCGCGAAGCTGCCCGAAACGAGGGCAAGCCAGAGCATATCATCGAGCGCATCGCCCAGGGTAAGCTGGAGCGTTTCTACAAAGACCACGTACTGCTGGAGCAGGCGTTCATTAAGGATGCCTCCCTTACGGTGCAGGAGTACCTGAAGCAGGCGGGCATTGAAACACGCCGCTTTATCCGGTACGCTCTGGGCGAATAA
- the rplM gene encoding 50S ribosomal protein L13, whose product MDVNSYKTYSAKPGDVRRTWYVIDAEGQVLGRLASRIATILRGKHKPTYTPHVDMGDFVIVINAEKVRLTGKKEQQKQYFRHSGYPGGVRLRTPAEMRQRRPEFLIEHAVKGMLPKGPLGRRMLRKLKVYAGPSHPHGAQKPIELTL is encoded by the coding sequence ATGGATGTCAACAGCTACAAGACCTATAGCGCCAAGCCCGGCGACGTAAGGCGCACCTGGTATGTGATCGATGCCGAAGGTCAGGTGCTGGGGCGACTGGCTTCGCGGATTGCAACAATCCTGCGGGGCAAGCACAAGCCTACCTATACGCCGCATGTGGATATGGGCGACTTTGTAATCGTCATCAACGCCGAAAAGGTGCGCCTGACGGGCAAGAAGGAGCAGCAGAAACAGTATTTCCGTCACTCCGGCTATCCAGGAGGCGTACGGCTACGTACGCCTGCTGAGATGCGTCAGCGGCGTCCGGAATTCCTGATCGAGCATGCGGTCAAAGGAATGCTTCCCAAGGGGCCGCTGGGGCGACGGATGCTGCGCAAGCTAAAAGTATACGCGGGGCCCTCGCATCCGCATGGGGCCCAGAAACCCATTGAACTCACCTTGTAA